A stretch of Lathyrus oleraceus cultivar Zhongwan6 chromosome 6, CAAS_Psat_ZW6_1.0, whole genome shotgun sequence DNA encodes these proteins:
- the LOC127096653 gene encoding uncharacterized protein LOC127096653 codes for MGSQKKKAQMFVKLVSAAGTGFFYVKRKPRQFTEKLEFRKFDPRVNRHVLFTEAKMK; via the coding sequence ATGGGTAGCCAAAAGAAGAAGGCTCAGATGTTTGTAAAACTTGTGTCTGCTGCTGGAACTGGATTCTTCTATGTAAAGAGGAAACCAAGACAGTTTACAGAGAAGCTTGAGTTTCGTAAGTTCGATCCTCGAGTTAATCGCCACGTTCTCTTTACAGAAGCTAAAATGAAGTGA
- the LOC127096652 gene encoding protein ECERIFERUM 26-like, translating into MASSVNIICKRTVVSTKAIEPGKYLPLSVLDRFMEKNHIRMVYYYQTSEELELGKLTKKLRETLSEMLTHFPIVTGRLIRDDMGHWKIKCNDAGVRMVEAKAKGGVEEWLRSVDREKELKLVYWEDMHQKPYYWSTFYVQLTEFEEGGIAIGLSCTHLLADSICATNFMKAWADISLDNKMISPPIFHPLPPQKPQNKKPNNISYMGLISHYKSSIEKPISIKESKYTTISMGFSHHMVQACMSLAQINGSSSPSPSPNSTPFEALSGLFWVALSKIKGIQNGLVDMSICLNVRKIMGLDQGFFGNSMLYNKVHLEENFNLDLYENKFPQATKAIKNAVAKIKNEEIIDLIEWFENNDINSSTMMKGHDLVFTSLEDVDPYLATFQDMLKPIHVSYYIEPVLGEGHVLILPTPLDEGPLGRVVMATLQEEEAIKLCEDEFISQFSPNILMKCVNKY; encoded by the exons ATGGCAAGCTCAGTAAATATTATCTGCAAAAGGACTGTGGTGAGCACAAAGGCAATTGAACCAGGAAAGTACTTACCCTTATCAGTTTTGGATCGTTTCATGGAGAAAAACCATATTAGAATGGTATACTATTACCAAACATCAGAAGAATTGGAGCTTGGAAAATTGACCAAGAAGTTGAGAGAGACTTTGTCAGAAATGCTTACTCATTTCCCTATAGTGACAGGAAGGTTGATAAGAGATGATATGGGACATTGGAAGATCAAATGCAATGATGCCGGTGTTAGAATGGTTGAGGCAAAAGCTAAAGGTGGTGTGGAAGAGTGGCTAAGAAGTGTGGACAGGGAAAAGGAACTTAAGCTTGTTTATTGGGAAGATATGCATCAAAAGCCTTACTATTGGTCCACTTTTTATGTTCAG CTAACTGAATTTGAAGAAGGTGGAATAGCAATTGGCCTAAGCTGCACTCATCTCTTGGCAGATTCCATCTGTGCAACAAATTTCATGAAGGCTTGGGCTGACATTTCATTAGATAACAAAATGATTTCACCTCCAATATTCCATCCTTTACCTCCTCAAAAACCACAAAACAAAAAGCCCAATAATATCTCATATATGGGCTTAATATCTCACTATAAATCCTCGATTGAGAAGCCCATTTCTATCAAGGAATCAAAGTACACCACTATTTCTATGGGCTTCTCCCACCACATGGTCCAGGCTTGCATGTCTTTGGCCCAAATCAATGGTTCATCAAGCCCAAGCCCAAGCCCAAACTCAACACCATTTGAAGCCCTATCCGGGTTGTTTTGGGTCGCTTTAAGCAAAATCAAAGGTATACAAAATGGGCTTGTTGACATGTCCATATGTTTGAATGTAAGAAAAATCATGGGCTTAGATCAAGGATTCTTTGGAAACTCCATGCTGTACAACAAGGTGCATTTAGAAGAAAATTTCAATTTAGATTTATACGAGAATAAATTTCCACAAGCTACTAAGGCCATAAAAAATGCTGTGGCTAAAATCAAGAATGAAGAAATAATAGATTTAATTGAGTGGTTTGAGAATAATGATATAAATTCATCTACAATGATGAAAGGTCATGATTTGGTTTTTACTAGCTTAGAGGATGTTGACCCGTATTTAGCTACATTTCAAGATATGTTGAAACCAATTCATGTCTCTTATTACATAGAGCCAGTTCTTGGAGAAGGACATGTTTTGATTCTTCCAACACCACTTGATGAGGGTCCCTTAGGAAGGGTAGTAATGGCAACACTTCAAGAAGAAGAAGCAATTAAGCTTTGTGAAGATGAATTTATTTCACAATTCTCTCCTAATATCTTGATGAAATGTGTCAATAAATATTAA